The sequence ATCGCGCGCCGCCGCGCCCGCCGGTCCCAAGGCCACCGGCGCCGGCAAAGTGACCCACACGTTCGTTTGGGACAAGCCCAGCTTCCCCGGCACCATCCTCGCCGGCACGTACCACGAGTTCAAAGGCGTCTCCGGCGGCATGACGGTGAACGTCTTTTTCCGGCCGGAACACAAAGCCGAAGGGCCGGCATACGCCGACACGGCCGCTCGCGAGATCGAATATTTTGCCTCGCTCTACGGCCCCGCGCCGTCGCGCACGCTGAACCTGGTGGAGTTGCCCACCGACACCGTTCCCTCCGCGTGGGCGCCCGAGATCGCGGCCATCACCGGCAACGCCGTCAGTCCGAAGACGAACTATCGCCTGCTCGCGAACGTGATCGCGCACCAGTGGTGGGGCGTCTCGGTCAGCCCCGCGTCGAAAGCGGACACGTGGCTCGCCGATGGTTTCTCGCGCTACTCCGAGATGCGTTACGTGGAGTTCGCTTCCGGACAGACCGGCCTCGAGGAGGCCGCTAAAGATATGGCCGTGGGCGCGCTCGCGTATGACACCGTGCCGCTGGCGCAGGCTTCGAAGCTGGACACCTTCTCGCCCGAGTTCCAGTCACTGGTCACCGACAAAGGTGGGATGATCCTGCACATGTTGCGCTGGGTGTTGAGCGACGCCGTGTTCGACCGCACCATGCGCACCTTCGCCATGCAGTACGCCGGCAAGCCCGCGAGCGCGCGCGAGTTCCAAAAAGTGGCCGAAGCCACGTCGGGCCAGAGGCTCACCGCCTTCTTCACCCAATGGCTCGATTCCACCGGCGCGCCCGAATTCAAGAACAAGTACACCATCTATCGCCTGGGGAATAACAAAGGCTTCCGCGTCACCGGACAGATCTCGCAAGACCTCGACCTGTTCTCCATGCCGCTCGAGTTGCGCGTGGACACTGACGGCAAGACGGAGATGAAGCGCATCCAGGTTGCGGGCACGCAGTCAGCGTACGCCGTCGAGACTTTCGGCAAGCCGCGGCGCATCACGCTCGATCCCTATAGCCGCGTGCTGAAGAATTCTCCCGAGCTGCGCGTGCGCGCCTCCATCCTGCGCGGACAGCAGCTGGTCCGCGAAGGCGATCTTACCGAGGCGCTCAAGGAGTTCCAGAAAGCGCTCGATGCCAACAAGAACAGCTCGCTCGCACACTACCGCATCGCCGAAGTCTTCTTCCTGCAAAAGAATTATCAGTCCGCGGCGAACGAGTATCGCGAATCGCTCAACGGCGATGGCGACCCGCGCTGGACGGAAGTCTGGAGCCACATCCAGCTGGGCAAGATCTTCGACGTCACCGGACAGCGCGAGCGCGCCACCAACGAATATCGCCAGGCCCTGCAGACCAACGACAACACCCAGGGCGCGCTCGACGAGGCGCGCCGCTACTTGCAGGCGCCGTACTCGCAGAACCCCGATCGCAACGGCAACTGACCTTCCAGCCTTTATGGCCGGCGATTTATGCCGGCCCTTCCTTATCGCCTACGGGAAGATCACGGTCGCCGCGCAAACCCCAGCCCGCTCAACTTCCCCGCTTCCACGCCCTTCGCCAGCACCAGCACGTGGAAGGTCTCGCCCATCCCCGCCGGCGTGACCAGATGCTTCAGCTGGAGCGCGACCTTGGCATGTTCCTGCGGGACGGTGCAGCCCTCGAAGGCGTCGCCAAACTGCGTCTCTTCCCCGATGCCGAGCAGGAACTGTGACTGCGTCACCAGGCCCAACCGCGCGAACCCCGCCTGCTCGCCCGCGGCTTCGAGCGCACTGAAGTTCACGTGCGCGGTGATGTCCTGTTCGCCGGGCGCCGCATAAGGATCGCCGCTCATGGTGTGCTGGCGGTAGCAGGCCAGCGTGTCGAGATGGCGTCCCGCGACCTGCTCGTGGCGCGTGTAACCGTAGTCGATCACCACCACAAAGCCATGCTTCATCGCCTGCGCTATCTGCGCGGTATGGCGCAACCCTTCGAGCGATACTTCAACCCGCTCCCCGGCCTGTGGACGCACACTGTAACGGTCGAGATAGTCGAAGACGTCGTCGCTGGGGTGGACGAACGTCTCCACGAACCTCCCCTCTGCTTCGCCCACGCGCACCACGCCTTCGTGCGCGACCAGCTCCACGGGCAGCGCGTCGAAGAACTCGTTGGCAAAGACAATGGCATGCTCGCGGCCGGTTGTTAACGTCTCCGCGACTTCGGCCTTGCCATGGTTCACGTGGTCGCGCAGCGTCTCGAAGAGCCGCTGCCGCAAAGCCGGCGAGCGCTCGACCAGCACGTAGTGCAGCGCGGCGAAGAATCTGGGGAACTTCTTCGCCGACCAGTCGAGCACATCGCGCGCGAACAGTCCGCGTCCCGGTCCCAGTTCGATCAACTCCAGGCGCGCGGGCTCACCGAGGGCGCGCCACATCTCTTCGAACTGCCGTGCCAGCAGCCGTCCGAAGACGGCGTGGACGTCGCTCGAGGTGTAGAAATCTCCCGCCTTGCCGAACTTCTCCTGCGCGCGCGCGTAGTAGCCAAGGTCGCCGTGATAGAGGCAGAGTTCCATGTAGCGCGCGAACGGCAGCGGCCCATTCCGGCGGATCTCTTCGCTGATGATCTCGCGCAGGCTGGCCACGCTAGTCGCCGGTGCGCTCACGGCGCTGCCGCTCCTTCTGGTCCTGGGGGGTGCGGATGAACATCTCGACGAAATAATCGTGCAGGCAGTCGTAGAGCATGCGCTGAAAGACCCACTCGAAGTTGGGATGGTCGAGGTCGCGCGGATGCAGGGTCGCCGAATAGGTGTGCACTTTGACAGCCGGTTCTTTGAAAGTGATGAGCAGCTCCACGCCCTCCCCGGAAGGCTCGGCGGAGAAATCGAGCAGGGGATGCTCGTACAGGCGCAACTGTTCACGGACGCGTTCCACGCGGGTCACGTTGCGATTGTAATGGGTTGCGTGTGTTGCGGTGCGTGTAATGAGGCGCGTTACTCGTAGCGCAAGGCTTCGATGGGACTCAAGCGCGCGGCCTTGATGGCGGGCAGCATCCCGCTGACGATGCCCACGACGATGAGGATCCCGGTCGCCACCAGCAGGTTCATCGGATCGATGGTCAAGCGGATATCCCCCGCCTCAGCATTCTTCGCCAGCGCGCTATAAAGCGTCAGCCTGCCGATGGAGAGCGAGACGA comes from Acidobacteriota bacterium and encodes:
- a CDS encoding tetratricopeptide repeat protein encodes the protein SRAAAPAGPKATGAGKVTHTFVWDKPSFPGTILAGTYHEFKGVSGGMTVNVFFRPEHKAEGPAYADTAAREIEYFASLYGPAPSRTLNLVELPTDTVPSAWAPEIAAITGNAVSPKTNYRLLANVIAHQWWGVSVSPASKADTWLADGFSRYSEMRYVEFASGQTGLEEAAKDMAVGALAYDTVPLAQASKLDTFSPEFQSLVTDKGGMILHMLRWVLSDAVFDRTMRTFAMQYAGKPASAREFQKVAEATSGQRLTAFFTQWLDSTGAPEFKNKYTIYRLGNNKGFRVTGQISQDLDLFSMPLELRVDTDGKTEMKRIQVAGTQSAYAVETFGKPRRITLDPYSRVLKNSPELRVRASILRGQQLVREGDLTEALKEFQKALDANKNSSLAHYRIAEVFFLQKNYQSAANEYRESLNGDGDPRWTEVWSHIQLGKIFDVTGQRERATNEYRQALQTNDNTQGALDEARRYLQAPYSQNPDRNGN
- a CDS encoding SAM-dependent methyltransferase encodes the protein MSAPATSVASLREIISEEIRRNGPLPFARYMELCLYHGDLGYYARAQEKFGKAGDFYTSSDVHAVFGRLLARQFEEMWRALGEPARLELIELGPGRGLFARDVLDWSAKKFPRFFAALHYVLVERSPALRQRLFETLRDHVNHGKAEVAETLTTGREHAIVFANEFFDALPVELVAHEGVVRVGEAEGRFVETFVHPSDDVFDYLDRYSVRPQAGERVEVSLEGLRHTAQIAQAMKHGFVVVIDYGYTRHEQVAGRHLDTLACYRQHTMSGDPYAAPGEQDITAHVNFSALEAAGEQAGFARLGLVTQSQFLLGIGEETQFGDAFEGCTVPQEHAKVALQLKHLVTPAGMGETFHVLVLAKGVEAGKLSGLGFARRP